In Plutella xylostella chromosome 4, ilPluXylo3.1, whole genome shotgun sequence, a genomic segment contains:
- the LOC105387332 gene encoding uncharacterized protein LOC105387332, with protein sequence MASSFGDVVLDFDLDFLHQTNNASVLPPKLDKLKKQVYIAKKRTIAVDSLIRKYYEKKEENDQLEKQLLESREECKQACINYDNAIHRLAQLEEKDNKLVRENKEYQEKYLLSESRCQGIQSHANQLQSLIKEQETKIESLEIENQLQKCSKKNSEKKICSLENSLKNLEGQVSTLKKEKSDLEKDVSLFKEIALGKKKIDEEVKVLMKKYNGIEDNGGKELSEAEGDDFIEEEEDEEEETANPHYNMEEASWQGIDDDNHPPVQDELLECKSVIIFEMVPNSPEEEESTIKTCPSSPTPTPLTEHQEEKRPEVAVLNDIMDHNSENSNEVIGSEDTGRGSSLHFSDDNDKCFNSPEYDSNHSPINTDIIITNKQVTSGEANLTTTEGIINNKQISKIENLQDEYEDTSLIMPNDIFEVPEVKQGTDTLRGRDSPFEYYDDNNDCYDSPDDGRSVSPMDTEVTINDMQILREEHILNIILDDDCKSTLQITSNETFNIPLEKQVVIGPDSPIQISDDTHKSHDHCRTGNLINTDKLIDSNHISTSQENLGIVREVANEASPVVSNDEVFKIPEVKQTADKFMQLKRVHFNDGTTSPVDKDLIEINNKNELMTSPKCKTQGASVEVETSPVKSNKKPVTILSNCKVEFSQLASKSCEKVNEEAHCVTLNSNDTLCDENSIDDAEVSNILNKMSLRYNIITPLPLSPRLPVMPPQRESCESPEIPNVNKHDKILQSISDLTKMLVNFQASLPDIVKPIVYSAMNEKMKLDGVSSHSKNEIVLPTNDHENANDFGTIYNQTVSKIQNTFDATYNSLPDITYTQPDPDNVEPENSDQIQEMHEEELVIPCEDHLSEEETDLIIICGDVNQTPEPVSNPSDRRPPRLVDGFQFDEPCSDGPNSSDQDNVNSTNNTLEPVDSSLQTNCDTNLDESNNNNIENNHKVKKQKQSKLQKLRKRLVPRNKIKLDDLPVKKAKSKLQALPQRSSKLAPLEILSNKAYYQKAASVVAEFREKQKMLEHNKIIKKGNSKSKNVEIDKTDLKQKQNNKDHTQENTKSKDAELPHARIKSPVPISGSMKEESAIPTTSTCLQGSPEKTKVGESTINSPTGSVTTRSRSKVESAIKRLFGNDCDDEPTMDCDKFGSVVACKQAVKETIPDKSQTRRRSLTDRKVNAATSDKLISSATCKQAVQETLNKPQTRRQSLTDKNKIADGVDKLESVGNSKQVAKDLPMYKSQTPLRCYTNKKTVTRKNTDTLEPVVGCKQAAREKVSDHPQTRRRSFDKKPITDSGDKLNLVGSCETVIEEMTLNKPQTRRHSSTDKKSSADGDKLRMAEKTPPNTPRTRRQSLIDKKSIAGTDDKSKPVEETPWNKPQTRRQLLLNEKKSITSSDCKVEEVCFSDDAARRTAPNTPQSRRSSLKRHSTDTLDFTPKRVLRSSNVIVSDEGRKDKENKTNNTDHSPVLKEVQILVPKANLEVIKKRLKSTSETEDHQHSSDVQPKDSILCKMIDKYGSNNSCWKNMKKVPEHITNSICNNIEDSIKKIIETEGDCKEAMDKLVDSIQCLNYKHFLIGLMQYLRNPERKTELFSKTCAPPSPPMTKSEQVLLYVIGKLRKLWPSINITEEIMKNIEYNIFRLNHTPEFNTIDSLSHFYAVLCRYLRTKNRLRVFVLDAMYCISFKAIPLIKQCLDVWGHIVPTAYVKLAKTPLVMCMVYLLHFYKCDDMFNRVQEIRYLLSKRYSYDMAEWNETRILECLKTAILQLRDIPIERKMLRLSLIILGKRNGAKWCQKFLVKSMLMPLIEDRATPARVRNFCVSTLGPLMKPFPADMKVYCEIVMNQLFDMLEHTNSQETKESIFVALLYMNKHNSQRVTKALLSWRPPRPISYELEQRFADFVREKPIKVWTRTLSKIT encoded by the exons ATGGCGTCTTCGTTTGGTGATGTTGTTTTAGACTTTGACTTGGATTTTTTACATCAAACTAATAATGCCTCAGTG cTCCCTCCGAAGTTGGATAAACTGAAAAAACAAGTATACATTGCTAAGAAAAGAACAATTGCAGTtga TTCACTCATTCGCAAATATTATGAGAAAAAGGAAGAGAATGATCAATTGGAGAAACAGCTTCTGGAATCAAGGGAAGAGTGCAAGCAGGCTTGCATCAATTATGACAACGCTATACACAGACTTGCACAACTGGAGGAG AAAGATAACAAATTGGTCCGAGAAAACAAGgaatatcaagaaaagtaTTTACTATCAGAGAGCAGATGCCAGGGGATACAAAGTCATGCTAACCAATTACAG TCACTTATAAAAGAGCAAGAGACTAAAATTGAATCTCTGGAAATTGAAAACCAACTGCAAAAATGTAGTAAGAAGAAttctgaaaagaaaatatGTTCTCTTGAAAACAGTTTAAAAAATTTAGAAGGGCAAGtatcaacattaaaaaaagaaaaatctgATCTAGAAAAGGatgtttctttatttaaagaaattgcACTAGGAAAAA aaaaaataGATGAGGAGGTGAAGGTTTTAATGAAGAAATATAATGGTATAGAAGATAATGGAGGAAAGGAGCTCTCAGAAGCTGAAGGAGATGACTTTATTgaggaagaagaagacgaAGAAGAAGAAACAGCAAACCCACACTATAACATGGAAGAAGCCTCTTGGCAAGGAATTGATGATGATAATCATCCTCCAGTCcag GATGAGTTGCTAGAATGCAAATCAGTAATTATCTTTGAAATGGTGCCAAACTCACCCGAAGAAGAAGAATCAACTATAAAAACATGCCCGTCATCTCCCACTCCAACTCCACTTACTGAGCATCAAGAAG AAAAAAGACCAGAGGTTGCTGTATTAAATGACATCATGGATCATAATTCCGAAAACAGTAATGAAGTTATTGGAAGTGAAGACACAGGGCGGGGATCGTCCCTACACTTCTCAGATGACAATGATAAGTGCTTCAACAGTCCTGAATACGACAGTAACCATAGTCCTATCAATACTGATATTATAATCACTAACAAGCAAGTAACAAGTGGGGAAGCAAACCTTACGACTACTGAAggaattataaataacaaacaaatctCAAAGATTGAAAATCTCCAAGATGAATATGAAGATACAAGCCTTATTATGCCGAATGATATTTTCGAAGTTCCCGAAGTGAAACAAGGTACAGATACATTGAGAGGGCGAGATTCTCCTTTTgaatattatgacgacaatAATGATTGCTATGATAGTCCAGACGATGGTAGGTCTGTTAGTCCAATGGATACCGAAGTAACGATAAATGATATGCAAATTTTAAGAGAGGAACACATTCTTAACATCATACTTGATGATGACTGTAAATCCACACTACAAATTACGTCAAATGAAACTTTCAATATTCCGTTAGAGAAACAAGTGGTTATAGGGCCGGATTCCCCTATTCAGATTTCAGATGACACTCATAAATCTCATGACCATTGCAGGACTGGCAATCTCATTAATACAGATAAGCTGATAGATAGCAATCATATTTCAACATCGCAGGAAAACCTTGGTATTGTTCGTGAGGTTGCAAATGAAGCTAGCCCTGTTGTATCAAATGATGAAGTCTTCAAAATCCCAGAAGTGAAACAAACAGCAGATAAATTTATGCAACTGAAACGCGTCCACTTTAATGATGGAACTACAAGTCCAGTTGATAAAGACCTGATtgagataaataataagaatgaATTAATGACATCCCCCAAATGTAAGACACAAGGTGCTAGTGTAGAGGTTGAAACAAGTCCAgtgaaaagtaataaaaaaccGGTAACAATATTAAGCAATTGCAAAGTAGAGTTTAGCCAATTGGCATCTAAAAGCTGTGAAAAAGTTAATGAGGAGGCACACTGTGTAACATTGAACAGTAACGATACATTATGTGACGAAAACAGTATAGATGATGCTGAAGTATCCAATATACTGAATAAAATGAGCCTgcgatataatataattactcCTTTACCATTGAGCCCTAGATTACCAGTGATGCCGCCACAAAGAGAGTCCTGTGAAAGCCCGGAAATACCTAATGTTAATAAACatgacaaaatattacagAGTATATCAGATCTTACAAAAATGTTAGTGAATTTCCAAGCATCTCTCCCAGATATTGTAAAGCCCATAGTTTATTCTGCTATGAATGAAAAAATGAAGCTTGATGGGGTTAGTTCTCACAGCAAAAATGAAATTGTTTTACCAACAAATGATCATGAAAATGCAAATGATTTTGGCACTATTTATAATCAGACTGtatcaaaaatacaaaacactttTGATGCAACATACAATTCTTTACCTGATATAACCTATACACAGCCCGATCCAGATAATGTAGAGCCAGAAAATAGTGATCAAATCCAAGAAATGCATGAAGAAGAATTAGTGATTCCTTGTGAAGATCATTTGTCTGAGGAAGAAACTGATCTCATTATAATTTGTGGTGATGTAAATCAAACACCAGAACCTGTAAGCAATCCCAGTGATAGACGGCCACCCAGACTCGTTGACGGATTTCAGTTCGATGAACCTTGCAGTGATGGCCCAAACAGTTCTGACCAAGACAATGTGAACAGTACAAATAACACATTGGAACCTGTGGATTCATCGCTTCAAACAAACTGTGATACTAATCTAGATGAATCCAACAACAATAATATAGAAAACAATCATAAAgttaaaaaacagaaacaaagtAAGTTGCAAAAATTAAGGAAGAGATTAGTGCcgagaaataaaataaagcttgATGATTTGCCAGTTAAAAAGGCAAAATCAAAGTTACAAGCACTGCCCCAGAGAAGTAGTAAACTTGCTCCTTTAGAAATACTTAGTAATAAAGCATATTACCAAAAAGCTGCGTCTGTCGTGGCCGAATTTagagaaaaacaaaagatgttggaacacaataaaattattaagaaaGGTAATAGTAAATCTAAGAATGTAGAAATTGATAAGACcgatttaaaacaaaaacagaatAACAAAGACCACACACAAGAAAATACTAAATCTAAGGATGCCGAATTACCCCATGCTAGAATAAAAAGTCCAGTTCCTATATCAGGATCCATGAAGGAAGAAAGTGCAATACCAACGACATCAACATGCCTGCAAGGTTCACCTGAAAAAACGAAAGTTGGAGAATCTACAATCAATTCGCCTACGGGTTCAGTGACTACCCGAAGCAGAAGTAAAGTAGAAAGTGCTATAAAAAGATTATTTGGAAATGATTGTGATGACGAACCAACCATGGATTGTGATAAATTTGGATCAGTAGTTGCTTGTAAGCAAGCCGTCAAAGAAACCATTCccgacaaatcacaaactagAAGAAGGTCATTAACCGACAGAAAAGTAAATGCTGCGACTAGTGATAAATTAATATCGTCAGCTACTTGTAAACAAGCTGTGCAAGAAACATTGAATAAACCGCAGACTAGACGACAATCATTAactgataaaaacaaaattgctGATGGTGTTGATAAATTGGAATCTGTAGGAAATTCTAAACAAGTAGCCAAAGATTTACCAATGTATAAATCACAAACTCCACTAAGGTGTTATACCAACAAAAAAACTGTTACTAGAAAAAACACTGATACATTGGAACCAGTAGTTGGTTGTAAACAAGCCGCTCGAGAAAAAGTTTCAGATCATCCTCAAACTAGACGAAGATCGTTTGACAAAAAACCGATTACTGATAGCGGTGATAAATTAAACTTGGTAGGTTCTTGTGAAACAGTCATTGAAGAAATGACATTGAATAAACCTCAGACAAGACGACACTCATCAACTGACAAAAAATCTAGTGCTGATGGGGATAAATTGAGAATGGCAGAGAAAACACCGCCGAATACACCACGTACTAGACGGCAATCCTTAATTGATAAAAAGTCTATAGCTGGTACTGATGACAAATCGAAGCCCGTTGAAGAAACGCCATGGAATAAACCACAAACAAGACGGCAATTATtgttaaatgaaaaaaaatctattactAGTAGTGATTGTAAAGTAGAAGAAGTATGTTTTTCTGATGATGCTGCTAGAAGAACAGCACCAAACACACCGCAAAGTAGGCGAAGCTCATTAAAACGTCACAGTACAGATACGCTGGACTTCACACCAAAGCGGGTATTGCGAAGTTCTAATGTAATTGTTTCCGATGAAGGAAGAAAggataaagaaaacaaaaccaaTAATACAGATCATTCACCAGTATTAAAAGAAGTGCAGATCTTAGTGCCGAAAGCTAATTTagaagttattaaaaaaagactGAAGTCAACTTCTGAAACCGAAGATCACCAGCATTCGTCTGACGTTCAGCCTAAAGATAGTATCTTGTGTAAAATGATTGATAAATATGGTTCCAACAATTCATGCTGGAAAAATATGAAGAAAGTACCAG AACACATAACCAACAGTATTTGCAATAACATAGAGGATAGTATTAAGAAAATTATAGAGACAGAGGGAGATTGCAAAGAGGCCATGGACAAACTGGTCGACAGCATACAATGTTTGAACTATAAACATTTCCTGATTGGCCTCATGCAGTACTTGAGAAACCCGGAAAGGAAAACTGAACTGTTTTCCAAAACATGTGCCCCGCCTTCTCCCCCCATGACCAAGAGTGAACAAGTACTACTCTACGTCATTGGTAAGCTCAGAAAGCTATGGCCTTCCATTAACATCACAGAGGAAATAATGAAGAACATTGAATACAATATATTCCGGTTAAACCACACGCCTGAGTTTAACACTATCGATAGTTTGTCTCACTTCTACGCAGTGTTGTGTCGGTACTTGAGGACTAAGAACAGACTGAGAGTGTTTGTATTGGATGCCATGTACTGCATTTCATTCAAGGCTATACCACTAATAAAACAGTGTCTGGATGTCTGGGGCCATATCGTTCCAACCGCCTATGTAAAACTAG CTAAGACCCCTCTAGTCATGTGTATGGTCTACCTGCTACATTTCTACAAGTGCGACGATATGTTCAACCGGGTGCAAGAGATCAGATACCTCCTGAGCAAACGCTACTCGTATGATATGGCTGAGTGGAATGAGACTAGAATATTGGAATGTCTCAAAACAGCGATATTGCAGTTACGTG ACATACCAATCGAGAGAAAAATGCTGAGGCTGTCTCTGATCATCCTCGGGAAGCGGAACGGGGCCAAGTGGTGTCAGAAATTCCTCGTGAAGAGTATGTTGATGCCCTTGATCGAGGACCGGGCCACGCCGGCCAGAGTGCGCAACTTCTGTGTCTCCACGCTGGGGCCGCTGATGAAGCCCTTCCCCGCCGACATGAAGGTCTACTGCGAAATCGTCATGAACCAATTGTTCGACATGTTGGAACATACTA ATTCGCAAGAAACGAAAGAATCAATCTTCGTGGCGTTGCTGTACATGAACAAGCACAACTCGCAGCGCGTGACCAAGGCGCTGCTCTCGTGGCGGCCGCCGCGGCCGATATCGTACGAGCTCGAGCAGCGGTTCGCCGACTTCGTGCGAGAGAAGCCAATCAAAGTGTGGACGCGAACGCTCTCCAAGATCACGTAA
- the LOC105387331 gene encoding BTB/POZ domain-containing protein 6-A, with the protein MVFTERNNMMQTSLYGRVSKLLESYEWSDCSFSVSGRNFKAHRLIMGISSPVFKAMFYGPLSTSDDIIIADIEPDIFQLLIVYIYTDKVEISCIEHAFELLYAAKKYLLEDLREKCIDYIKANLSVDNVISVLNFSEYIQEDPLITDSLKLFCEHAKYLFNESLENITSSSLKIILESNDINISERDLIVFAFQWAKVTCCSNGVADTFENRRKCLVDNHLFKLLRFSILSDKDLEIILNEDTNAKEAIELAEITKMNICNLNDSSCIKMTRNALKVREHICHRRFLRSSAPLIVDGQNNTIHVKMQVDKTIFINSLCVPTRMSPQINFHSDNAMLYSEQFSVTVTCETDNCIIKSTNFMNTVEYDSNVFIEFSEPCVLQKDKWYVVNFSWPSGGCYSNRYIVVQRDVVVHQKVKFHFEDTVSDGSFLESLKFSL; encoded by the coding sequence ATGGTTTTCACAGAAAGAAATAATATGATGCAGACAAGTTTGTATGGAAGAGTCAGTAAGCTATTAGAATCCTATGAATGGAGTGACTGCAGTTTTTCAGTCAGTGGAAGGAATTTCAAAGCCCATAGACTAATCATGGGCATTAGCAGTCCTGTATTCAAGGCTATGTTCTACGGACCATTGTCTACCAGTGATGATATCATCATAGCAGATATTGAGCCAGACATATTTCAACTGCtaattgtttatatttacaCAGACAAAGTGGAAATATCATGTATTGAGCATGCCTTTGAATTACTTTATGCTGCAAAGAAATATCTGTTGGAAGATCTAAGGGAAAAATGTATTGACTACATTAAAGCAAATCTCAGTGTTGATAATGTGATATCTGTATTAAACTTCTCTGAATATATTCAAGAAGATCCACTGATTACAGATTCCCTTAAACTATTTTGTGAACAtgctaaatatttattcaatgAGAGTTTGGAGAACATCACAAGCtcaagtttaaaaataattcttgAAAGCAATGACATCAACATATCTGAGAGGGATCTCATTGTATTTGCATTTCAGTGGGCTAAAGTTACCTGCTGTTCAAATGGAGTTGCTGATACATTTGAGAATAGAAGAAAGTGTTTAGTAGATAATCAtctatttaagttattaagaTTTTCAATTCTATCTGATAAAGACTTGGAGATTATTCTCAATGAGGATACCAACGCAAAAGAGGCTATTGAACTTGCAGAAATCACTAAGATGaatatttgtaatttgaaTGATTCTAGTTGCATTAAGATGACAAGAAATGCTCTTAAAGTAAGGGAGCATATCTGTCACCGCCGCTTCCTCAGGTCCTCTGCACCTCTGATTGTTGATGGCCAAAATAATACAATCCATGTGAAGATGCAAGTTGACAAAACCATCTTTATCAATTCACTCTGTGTTCCTACAAGAATGTCTCCACAAATTAATTTCCACAGTGATAATGCCATGTTGTATTCAGAACAATTTTCTGTGACTGTAACTTGTGAAACTGATAACTGTATTATTAAATCTACTAATTTCATGAACACAGTTGAATATgattcaaatgtttttatagaaTTTTCTGAACCTTGTGTCTTACAAAAGGACAAGTGGTATGTAGTAAACTTTTCTTGGCCTAGTGGTGGGTGCTACTCCAACAGATACATTGTGGTCCAAAGAGATGTTGTTGTGCATCAAAAAGTTAAGTTCCACTTTGAAGATACTGTATCTGATGGAAGCTTCTTAGAAAGTTTGAAATTTTCCTTGTAA